The Pelagovum sp. HNIBRBA483 sequence ATCAAGAAGCGACCAGACGGGATCGGCAACAGGTTGGCCGTGACTATCGATCAGGAGCGGCGCGCCGTCGTCGTCGGTTTCGACGCTGTGCCCTCCAAGGTGGATTTCGCCAACCTGATCCAGCGCGTAGGCGTCGATATAAGCGCGGGGGTTGGTGTCGAGGTTCGTGGCGGAAACAAATACATTATTCACGTCCAAGAGCAGCCCGCAGCCTGTGCGTCGGGTAAGCTCGGTGAGGAACGCCGGTTCGTCCCAAGTGCTTTCGGAAAAGGCGAGGTAGGAGGAAGGGTTCTCTAACAGCATACGACGCCCGATCGCGTTTTGGAGCTGGTCGATATGGTCTGCGACGCGCGTGAGGGTCGCGTTGGTATAGGGCAGGGGCAGAAGATCGTTCAGAAATGCGCCGTCATGGGTGGACCACGCAAGATGTTCGGAAAAGCTTGCCGGTTGGAGCCAGTCAACCAGATGCGCCAGTCGGTCGAGGTGATCTTGGTCTAGAGGTGCCTCGCCACCGATGGAGAGGCCGACACCATGAACGGAGATCGGAAAACGTTCAGCGAGGGCGCGTAATTGGGCGAGCGGTCGCCCGCCAGCGCCCATGTAGTTTTCGGCGTGGATTTCCAGCCAGCCCACGGTGCCGGGATTTTGGAGTGCGTCTGTGTAGTGTAGCGGCTTGAATCCGACACCGGCGCAGGCGGGCAAATGCGGGAAGTCGATCTGGTTGTCTCGCATGGAAACCTCTTGGTGATTGGTCTTGGATGCGGACGCCCGAACAGGACGTCCGCAAGGGCGTGGTCTATGCGGGCAGGTCGCGCTCCAGCGGCTCTAGGGAGCCTTCGCGCATGGTGCCATCCGCCATCGCGGGCAGCTCTATGTCCATGCAGCTGCCTGCCTCAACAAGGGTCCATGCGTTGCCTTGAAAATCCACGGTGGAGGTTCCTGCACAGGTGGTTCCGGGGCCGGCTGCACAGTCGTTCTGGCCTGCGAGGCTTACGCCGTAGCACTTCTCCTGTTCCTGCGCCTGCGCGGTTGTTGCGTGGCTGGACAAGGCGGCGGCAAAGGCTGTGGCGACGGCAACAGATTTGATCGCTTTGGACATTTTTGAAGTTCCCTTAATTGCTGTTTTCAGGTGTCGTTTCTGACACCCCATCTCTAGCAACGCACAACCATAGCGGGATATTCACGTTGGCGTGCCTCACGGGGCTGTCAGCACGCGTGACTGCAACGGGGGTGTTAATGGATTGAATTATAATGAAAAAATATCTTCATGAAACAAAACGGCCCCTCGAAAGGGGCCGAAAAGCAAACTTAAAACGGGTTTTGTTACAGAAGGTCTGGCGGCGTTGCCTCTTTTGATAACGCTTGTGTTACCGCGTCGAGCGGGGCGACTTTGGTGTCTTTCTCGCCCAAGCGGCGGACGGTGACGGTGCGTTCTTCGACCTCGCGCGCGCCGACGGCGAGGATGACCGGCACCTTGCCAACAGAGTGTTCGCGGATCTTATAGTTGATCTTTTCGTTGCGGGTGTCGGCCTCGGCGCGGACGCCTGCGGCTTGCAGGGCGGCGACGGTTTCGTGCACATAGTCATCCGCATCGGAGACGATGGACGCCACAACGACCTGACGCGGGGCGAGCCAGAAGGGGAGCTTGCCTGCGTGTTCTTCGATCAGGATGCCGATGAAACGCTCGAAGCTGCCCAGAACCGCGCGGTGCAGCATGAAGGGGCGGTGCTTTTCACCATCGGCGCCGATGTAGTGGGCATTCAGCCGTTCGGGCAGGTTCGGGTCCACCTGAAGGGTGCCGCACTGCCAGTCACGGCCGATGGCATCGGTGAGGGTGAACTCGAGCTTTGGCCCGTAGAACGCGCCTTCGCCTTCCAGCACTTCGTAGTCGTAACCGGCGGCCTGACAGGCATCGCCAAGGGCCTTTTCGACGATGTCCCAGCTTTCGTCCGATCCGATGCGCTTTTCAGGGCGGGTGGAGAGCTTGATCGTCCAGTTATGGAAGCCCAGATCGGCGTAGATCTTTGACAAGAAGGCGATGAATTTCGCGGTCTCTGAGGTGATCTGATCTTCGGTGCAGAAGATATGCGCGTCGTCCTGCGTGAAGCCGCGTACACGCATGATGCCGTGCAGCGCACCTGACGGCTCGTAGCGGTTACAGGCGCCAAACTCGGCCATGCGCAGCGGCAGGTCGCGGTAGGATTTGAGGCCCTGATTATAGACCTGAACGTGGCAGGGGCAGTTCATCGGCTTGAGCGCGTTCACGGCCTTTTCGCGGGCGTGCTCTTCGTCCACTTCGACGATGAACATGTTTTCCTGATATTTGTCCCAGTGGCCGGAGGCCTCCCACAGCTTGCGGTCGACGACTTGCGGGGTGTTGACCTCGATATAACCATCACGGCGCTGCTGGCGGCGCATGTAATCCTGAAGCGTGGTGTAGATCGACCAGCCGTTGGCATGCCAGAACACCTGACCGGGGGCTTCTTCCTGCATGTGGAAGAGGTCCATCTCGCGGCCCAGTTTGCGGTGGTCGCGCTTGGCGGCCTCTTCGAGCATGTGCAGGTGGGCTTTCAGCTCTTCCTTGTTGAGGAAGGCGACGCCGTAGATGCGCTGGAGCATGGCGTTCTTGGAATCGCCGCGCCAGTAGGCACCGGCCACGTTCATCAACTTGAACGCATCGGCGGGAACCTGTCCGGTATGCTGAAGGTGCGGGCCGCGGCAGAGATCCTGCCAGTCGCCGTGCCAATACATGCGGATCGCCTGATCGGCGGGGATCGCTTGGACCAGCTCGACCTTATAGTTCTCGCCCGTTTCGCGGTAATGGGCGAGGGCGCGGTCGCGCTCCCAGACCTCGGTGCGGACAGTATCGCGGGCGTTGATGATCTCTTTCATCTTCTTTTCGATGGCGCCGAGATCTTCGGGGGTGAAGGGCTCTTTGCGGTCGAAATCGTAATACCATCCGTGCTCGATGACGGGGCCGATGGTGACTTTCACATCGGGCCAGATCTCTTGCACGGCGCGGGCCATGATGTGGGCCAGATCGTGGCGCACCAATTCCAGCGCGGGGGCGCGGTCTTTCATCGTGTTGATGGCGATGGAGGCGTTTTCGGTGATCGGCCATTGCAGATCCCAATGCGCACCGTTGACTGTGGCGGAGATCGCTTTTTTCGCCAGTGAAGTGGCGATGGAGGCGGCAACTTCGGCAGGGGTGATGCCTGCGTCGTAATCGCGCGAATTGCCGTCAGGGAATGTCAGGGAAATCTGGCTCATAGGCCTAGCTCCTCGTCGGTTTGGCGCCCACGGAACGCCCGGTTGCGGGTTATGTATCGAGCTTTGCTCGTGCCGTATCGGGGGCGGGCTGTCAAGCAGCTCGGGGGATCGGGCCTTGCAAAGCTGGTGAGGGGTGTGGTGTTTGTGTGTTTCGAACAATGCGCAGTCTGCAAGAAGGGGGCCAAGCCGTGACCGAGTATCTGACAACGCCGCAGGGGCGGAAGATTGCCTATCACCTGAGCGATGGGACGGGGCCGGCGGTGGTGTTCTTGGGTGGGTTCAAATCCGATATGGAAGGCACCAAGGCGGTGCATCTGGAGCGCTGGGCACAGGCGCGGGGGCAGGCGTTCCTCCGGTTCGATTATTCGGGCCATGGGGTGAGCGGCGGTGCCTTCACCGATGGCGCGATTGGCGACTGGTACGAGGATGCGCGCGCGGCGATTGGGCTGCTGGCGGGCAAGGTCGTGCTGGTGGGATCGTCGATGGGCGGCTGGATATCGCTGCTGATCGCGCGGGAATGGCCAGAGAAGGTCGCGGGTATGGTGACGATTGCTGCCGCGCCGGATTTTACCGAGGACAGCATGTGGGCGGGGTTTGACAGCACCCAGCGCCGCCAGTTGGAGGCGGAGGGGCAGGTTTTGCTACCCTCAGAATATGGCGAGCCTTACACGATCACGCGGCGGCTGATCGAAGAGGGCCGCGGGCGGCTGGTGCTGCGCGACCCGCTGGCGCTGGGTTTTCCGGTGCGCTTCCTGCAAGGGACGGCGGATGCGGATGTGGAAATGTCTGTCGCGCTGCGGCTTTTGGAGCATGCAACGGGGCCGGATATGCGGCTGACGTTGGTGGATGGCGCTGATCACAGGTTCTCGGATGAGGACTGCCTGAGCCTCATTGAAAGCAGCGTTGAAGAGGTGCTGCGCCGCGCGGCTAGAGGTTAACGACGTTATCCGCCTTGGCAGCTTTGGCCTTTGGTGGCTTGGCATTGCTGTCGATAAATTCGAGCACCAGCGGGCGGATGTTCTGACGCCAGCTTTTGCCGGCGAAAATGCCGTAATGGCCTGCGCCCGGTTCCAGATGGCTGGCTTTCTTCGAATCCGGTAGGCCGGTCAGCAGATCGAGCGCGGCAAGGCATTGGCCGGGGGCGGAGATGTCGTCTTTCTCGCCTTCGACGATTTTCACAGCGACGGTGGTGATCTTGCCGAAATCGACCTTGTGCCCCGCGACGGTGAAATCATTGCGGGCGATCTCGCGGCGTTTGAACACGCGCTCGACGGTGGAGAGGTAAAACTCGCCGGTCATATCCATCACGGCGAGGTATTCGTCGTAAAAGGTGTTGTGCTTGTCGTGGTCTTGCGCCTCGCCCTTGGCGGCGCGGATGATCTGGTTGCTGAACGCCTCACTATGGGTGGAGGCATTCATCGAAATGAAGGAGGCGAGCTGTAACAGCCCCGGATAGACGAGGCGGCCAACGCCTGCGTATTTGTAGCCGACGCGCTGGATCATGGTGTTTTCCAGCTGGCCCATCGTCACCGAGCGGCCGAAATCGGTAACTTCGGTGTGGTTTGCCTCGGGGTCGATCGGGCCGCCGATCAGGGTCAGCGAACGGGGCTGTGCATCGGCGTCCTGCTCCGCCAGGTAGGCGGTAGCCGCCAGCGCGAGCGGGGCAGGCTGGCAGACGGCGATAACGTGGATATCACTGCCGAGCGCCTTCATAAAATCGACAAGGTAGAGGGTATAATCCTCAATATCGAACTTGCCCTCTGACACGGGGATATCACGGGCGTTATGCCAATCGGTGATATAGACCTCGCAATCGGGCAGGAGGGAGATCACGGTTTTACGCAGGAGGGTGGCGTAATGGCCCGACATCGGGGCAACCAACAACACGCGGCGCTTGCGCTCCTTGCGACCGGCAATCTTGAAGTGGATGAGGTCGCCAAAGGGGCGCTCGACGATTTTCTCGACGGTGATGGGGTGGTCGCGGCCATCTTCGGTGGGCAGGGCGGAGATGCCCCAATCGGGCTTGGCGACCATGCGCTCGAAGGTGCGTTCGGTGACTTCGCCCCATGCGCCGACAAGCTGCATAAACGGATTCGGCATCAGCGACATCATCGGGTAGGATGCCATTGCGCGGGCTGTTGCGCCCAGCCATTGGTTGGTCGTGCGCATGCTTTCCATGAGGTCGTATGTCATCATGTACTTCATTTTGTCGCTCCTGTCGGGCCCCGCAAAACCGCTGATTGCATTGACCCGATGGGGTGAATGCGGTTAATGCTGCAACTGCAAAATAGGCGCCGGTGGTCCATATGACAACTAAAGAATTCGAAAATGACGATGCGTCGCAGAATAGCCTCGGTCAATTGGAGGCAAATCTGGAGAAGCTCGAAGAGCTGACGCAGCGGCTTGTCAAAGTCATGGGGCATAAGCGCGAGGTGCCAAGCGCGCTGCAAGGTCCGGGGCAGGAGCTGTATATGAAGGCCGCCACGGCCTACATGGCGGAGATGATGCACAACCCGACGAAGATTTTTGAGCATCAGATCGGCTATTGGGGCAAGACGCTGCAGCATTACATGGAAGCGCAGCAAAACATGTTGCAAGCGGGCATGGGTGAAGAGGTCGCGCCGCCTGCGAAATCAAAAGACCGCAGGTTTTCGGACCCGATGTGGGACACGCATCCCTATTTCCACTTTCTCAAGCAGCAATACATGCTGAATGCCGAGGCCGTTGATACAGCCGTGGCCGATATTGAAGGGCTGGACGAGAAAGAAAAGAAGCGGCTGGAATATTTCAGCCGCCAGATCGTTGATCTGATGAGCCCGACGAACTTTCTCGGGACCAATCCAGAAGCCCTTCAGCGGGCCGTGGAGACGGAAGGGCAGAGCCTTGTAGACGGGCTGGAAAACCTCGTGCGTGATCTTGAGGCCAATGACGGCGATTTGGTCGTCACCTTGGCGGACAAGGATGCCTTTCAGGTGGGAGAGAACATCGGTACCACCAAGGGCAAGGTCGTGTTTCGCAATCGGTTGTTTGAGTTGATCCAGTACAGCCCGACGACCGATCAGGTGCATGAGACGCCGCTGCTGATCTTCCCGCCGTGGATCAATAAATTTTACATCATGGATTTAAAACCCGAGAACAGCCTTGTGAAATGGGTTGTCGATCAAGGCTATACGCTGTTCGTGGTGAGTTGGGTCAACCCCGATGAAACCTACGCGGATGTGGCGCTCGATACCTATATCGAGGAGGGCTATCTGGAAGCGATTGACGTGGTAAAGCAGATTTGCGGCGTCAAAAAGATCAATGCGGTGGGCTATTGCATCGCGGGGACGACACTTTCGCTGACGCTGGCGCTGATGAAGAAGCGCAAGGACAATAGCGTCAAGTCAGCCACCCTGTTTACCACGATGACGGATTTCGCCGATCAGGGGGAGTTCGTGGCCTTTTTGCAGGATGATTTCGTTGATGGAATCGAGGAAGAGGCGCTGAAAACGGGCTATCTGGACAAGTTCTACATGGCGCGGACGTTCTCCTTCCTGCGGTCTAACGACCTGATCTACAAGCCCGCGATCCGCAGTTACATGATGGGGCAGACGCCGCCTGCGTTTGATCTGCTGTATTGGAACGGAGATGGTACCAACCTGCCGGCGAAGATGGCGGTGCAATACCTGCGCGACCTGTGCCAGAAGAACCGCTTTGCCGATGGCGGCATCTCGGTTTGTGGTGAGACCTTGCGGCTGAAGGATGTCAGCTTGCCGGTCTTTGCCATTGCCTGCGAGACGGACCATATCGCCCAGTGGCACGCCAGCTATCAAGGTGTGCAGCAGATGGGATCGAAGGACAAAACCTTCGTTCTGTCGGAAAGCGGGCATATCGCGGGAATCATCAATCCGCCCAGCAAGAACAAATACGGCCATTACACCAATCCTGAACTGGGTCTGACATATGGCGACTGGCGCGAGAGCGCTGAGAAAAACGACGGCTCTTGGTGGCCGCGCTGGGAGGCATGGCTTTCGAAGCAGTCTGGCAAGAAGATTCCTGCCCGCGAACCGGGTACAGATGCCTATCCCGCGCTGTGTGATGCGCCGGGAACCTATGTCATTGGGCAGCCAGATGCACGCGATGGGGCAGGTAAGTAGCTGTAATCGCTAATTTTCTGCGATTGCGAAAACTTTTTTGCTGCAGTGCAGAAAAAACTCTTGAAATGCTGCACTGCAGCGCGCATATTTGTCCTATCGAAATTGATCGGTGCGGTTCTCCTCCCGCCGCACCCAGATCCGAAAGGACAGACAGATGGCTACGAAGACTCAAGACTACAGCGCAATGCTGAAAGACATGATGGGCGCATTCCCCGTCGACACCAAGATTATGCAGGACGTTTACAAGTCGCAGAGCACGCTGGCTGAGAAAATGTCCGCTGTTCAGTTTGACGCGGCGCAGAAATCCACCGAGCTTTCGGCCAAGTGGATGCAGGACACGCTGAACAAGATGTCCTCCATCACCAAAGCCAAAGCAGAGCCTGCTGACTACGCCAAGTCGATGACCGACTTCGCTTCTGCAACGGCCGAATCCGCTGCTGAGCACATGGCTGCTTACGCAGAGATTGCCAAGAAAGTTCAGACCGAGACGCTCGAGCTGATGATGAACGCTGGAAAGACCATGTCGGACGAGATGTCGGCAGCAGCCAAGAAAGCCACTGAGGAAATGACCTCTGCGGCGAAGAAGGCCACTGCTTCTGCAAAGTAAGCAGTAGAAATTCCAGCTGGTTTTCTCCTCCCTCCCTTGAACCGGCTGCGAACTGATGAGCGGGTTGC is a genomic window containing:
- a CDS encoding DUF692 family multinuclear iron-containing protein codes for the protein MRDNQIDFPHLPACAGVGFKPLHYTDALQNPGTVGWLEIHAENYMGAGGRPLAQLRALAERFPISVHGVGLSIGGEAPLDQDHLDRLAHLVDWLQPASFSEHLAWSTHDGAFLNDLLPLPYTNATLTRVADHIDQLQNAIGRRMLLENPSSYLAFSESTWDEPAFLTELTRRTGCGLLLDVNNVFVSATNLDTNPRAYIDAYALDQVGEIHLGGHSVETDDDGAPLLIDSHGQPVADPVWSLLDYTLARSGAKPILIEWDADVPDWSTLQAEATRATTALATVAV
- a CDS encoding DUF2282 domain-containing protein, producing MSKAIKSVAVATAFAAALSSHATTAQAQEQEKCYGVSLAGQNDCAAGPGTTCAGTSTVDFQGNAWTLVEAGSCMDIELPAMADGTMREGSLEPLERDLPA
- the thrS gene encoding threonine--tRNA ligase yields the protein MSQISLTFPDGNSRDYDAGITPAEVAASIATSLAKKAISATVNGAHWDLQWPITENASIAINTMKDRAPALELVRHDLAHIMARAVQEIWPDVKVTIGPVIEHGWYYDFDRKEPFTPEDLGAIEKKMKEIINARDTVRTEVWERDRALAHYRETGENYKVELVQAIPADQAIRMYWHGDWQDLCRGPHLQHTGQVPADAFKLMNVAGAYWRGDSKNAMLQRIYGVAFLNKEELKAHLHMLEEAAKRDHRKLGREMDLFHMQEEAPGQVFWHANGWSIYTTLQDYMRRQQRRDGYIEVNTPQVVDRKLWEASGHWDKYQENMFIVEVDEEHAREKAVNALKPMNCPCHVQVYNQGLKSYRDLPLRMAEFGACNRYEPSGALHGIMRVRGFTQDDAHIFCTEDQITSETAKFIAFLSKIYADLGFHNWTIKLSTRPEKRIGSDESWDIVEKALGDACQAAGYDYEVLEGEGAFYGPKLEFTLTDAIGRDWQCGTLQVDPNLPERLNAHYIGADGEKHRPFMLHRAVLGSFERFIGILIEEHAGKLPFWLAPRQVVVASIVSDADDYVHETVAALQAAGVRAEADTRNEKINYKIREHSVGKVPVILAVGAREVEERTVTVRRLGEKDTKVAPLDAVTQALSKEATPPDLL
- a CDS encoding alpha/beta hydrolase, with protein sequence MTEYLTTPQGRKIAYHLSDGTGPAVVFLGGFKSDMEGTKAVHLERWAQARGQAFLRFDYSGHGVSGGAFTDGAIGDWYEDARAAIGLLAGKVVLVGSSMGGWISLLIAREWPEKVAGMVTIAAAPDFTEDSMWAGFDSTQRRQLEAEGQVLLPSEYGEPYTITRRLIEEGRGRLVLRDPLALGFPVRFLQGTADADVEMSVALRLLEHATGPDMRLTLVDGADHRFSDEDCLSLIESSVEEVLRRAARG
- the phaZ gene encoding polyhydroxyalkanoate depolymerase; translation: MKYMMTYDLMESMRTTNQWLGATARAMASYPMMSLMPNPFMQLVGAWGEVTERTFERMVAKPDWGISALPTEDGRDHPITVEKIVERPFGDLIHFKIAGRKERKRRVLLVAPMSGHYATLLRKTVISLLPDCEVYITDWHNARDIPVSEGKFDIEDYTLYLVDFMKALGSDIHVIAVCQPAPLALAATAYLAEQDADAQPRSLTLIGGPIDPEANHTEVTDFGRSVTMGQLENTMIQRVGYKYAGVGRLVYPGLLQLASFISMNASTHSEAFSNQIIRAAKGEAQDHDKHNTFYDEYLAVMDMTGEFYLSTVERVFKRREIARNDFTVAGHKVDFGKITTVAVKIVEGEKDDISAPGQCLAALDLLTGLPDSKKASHLEPGAGHYGIFAGKSWRQNIRPLVLEFIDSNAKPPKAKAAKADNVVNL
- a CDS encoding PHA/PHB synthase family protein, giving the protein MTTKEFENDDASQNSLGQLEANLEKLEELTQRLVKVMGHKREVPSALQGPGQELYMKAATAYMAEMMHNPTKIFEHQIGYWGKTLQHYMEAQQNMLQAGMGEEVAPPAKSKDRRFSDPMWDTHPYFHFLKQQYMLNAEAVDTAVADIEGLDEKEKKRLEYFSRQIVDLMSPTNFLGTNPEALQRAVETEGQSLVDGLENLVRDLEANDGDLVVTLADKDAFQVGENIGTTKGKVVFRNRLFELIQYSPTTDQVHETPLLIFPPWINKFYIMDLKPENSLVKWVVDQGYTLFVVSWVNPDETYADVALDTYIEEGYLEAIDVVKQICGVKKINAVGYCIAGTTLSLTLALMKKRKDNSVKSATLFTTMTDFADQGEFVAFLQDDFVDGIEEEALKTGYLDKFYMARTFSFLRSNDLIYKPAIRSYMMGQTPPAFDLLYWNGDGTNLPAKMAVQYLRDLCQKNRFADGGISVCGETLRLKDVSLPVFAIACETDHIAQWHASYQGVQQMGSKDKTFVLSESGHIAGIINPPSKNKYGHYTNPELGLTYGDWRESAEKNDGSWWPRWEAWLSKQSGKKIPAREPGTDAYPALCDAPGTYVIGQPDARDGAGK
- a CDS encoding Phasin, whose product is MATKTQDYSAMLKDMMGAFPVDTKIMQDVYKSQSTLAEKMSAVQFDAAQKSTELSAKWMQDTLNKMSSITKAKAEPADYAKSMTDFASATAESAAEHMAAYAEIAKKVQTETLELMMNAGKTMSDEMSAAAKKATEEMTSAAKKATASAK